The Pseudomonas sp. IB20 region GGCTTCCCGGGTTGCGCGCTGCTGTGTGCTAAGACGTCCGCCGCTGGGCCGTTCCGACGTGTGGGCCCCACACCAGGGGAGGGCATAGGGACGGCTTATTACGTCGCTTGTTACGTCTAGCGCAAAAAACAAGGGCCTGCATCGCTGCAAGCACTTGATTTATATGGTGCCGGCACCAGGAGTCGAACCCGGGACCTACTGATTACAAGTCAGTTGCTCTACCAACTGAGCTATACCGGCGTGTTAGGGCGACGATTATAGCGATTGGCAAGCTTCTGTAAACCCCTGAATTCTGACTATTTTTGCAGAAGTGAAGGTTTTTTTGCGATCACCGCTTTTTCGTCGCTTCAGGGCCTGCAAATCAGCTCAATTCCCGTCGCCGCAATCGTCGGTGAATTTCAGCTATTTCAGCATCTGCGCCTGGCCCTTGGAGTCCAGATACGTCATCCGCGCATTCACTACGCCGTAGCCCGTGCGGGCGTCCTCTGGGGCATCAACGGTGGGTTGGGCTCATTGAATGCCTGGGAGGTAGCTGGGCTGTGTGCGGGTTTTGTCGGGTTGTGTATTGCGTGGCGTCATGCCACTCATCTGAAAGCATTTCGTTACAAACATCCAAATACTGACAGCATCATAAGCATTTCGTTACAAACATCCAAATACTGACAGCATCATTTTGATTTCACACAATGCGCGCCACAATAATTCAGCGGTTTAAGCCGGGGAGCAGTCAGTGGGGCGTGCAGATCACAGTTCAACACCAAGCACCGCGCTGGCTGAGCCTTTGCAGCGTTTGCTCGAGCAACTGAACCAAGGCGTTGCGCAATCTCTTCGCCCGCCTGAGGTGGTTGAAGGCCCGCATGGCGAGGTGTATTCGGATGCTTCGGCGCCGACGGTCGTGGTGGTGGTTTCTGCCACGGGCGGTGTGGGGCGCAGCACGTTGGCGGCGGCGCTTGCCAGTGGTTTGCAGCGTCAGGGGCATCCGGCGTTGGCGTTGGACCTGGACCCGCAAAACGCGCTGCGTGATCACTTGTGCCCGGGGTTTGATTTGCCGGGTCTCGGGGCTGTGAGCCTGCTCAACCAGACCTGGGAGGCCTTGCCTAAGCGCGGGTTTGCCGGGTGCCGTGTGGTGGCCTTTGGCGAGACCGACCCGGTGCAGCAGCAAAGTTTGAATCGCTGGCTGGGGCAGGACCTCGAGTTTCTGCGCAAGCGTCTGGCCGGGCTCGGGTTGAATGGGCAGGACACGGTGGTGATCGATGTGCCTGCGGGTAATTCGGTGTACCTCAGCCAGGCGCTGTCGGTGGCGGATGCGGTGTTGGTGGTGGTCCAGCCGGACGCGGCTTCGTTTCGCCGCTTGGCGAAAATGGACGAAGTGCTCGCGCCTTACCTCGCCAGCGAATCTCCACTGCAACGGTTTTACGTGATCAACCAAGTGGACGCTGGCCACGCCTTCAGCCAGGACATGGCCGGGGTGTTCAAGCTGCGCCTGGGCGATGCGGTGCTGGGTGCGGTGCACCGCGACCCTGCTTTCATCGAGGCCCAGGCCTACGGGCGCGACCCGCTCGACCCGTCGCTTAACAGTGTTGGCGGCCAGGATATAAATGCTTTATGCCGGGCCTTGAAGGGGCGACTGCACCAAGGCCATTAATTTGACTGTTTACCGCCTGTCTAAAAAATAACCAGTCAAAACATCAAAATAATGACACTTTCCTGCGCCTGTCACAGAATGCCTCACTAAGACGCCCATAATAAGACCTGCGGTAAGTGCCTGCTTGCCGACCTTCACGTCTTTAAGCTGCGTCGTGAGGAGCTGGCTATGAGCCTTAGCGAAGAACTTCTGGCGTTGTTCGGCAAGAACGTCACCCATGATGCCGAAGGCATTAATGCGCGCATGCACTTTTTTGGCAGCGTGCCTGCTAATGAAACCCTCCCTGCCCACTCCCAATTGACCGATATCGCAGCGCTGCGCCCCAAAGTGGTGGCGTTGGTGTCGATGAATGGCGGCGTCGGCCGCAGCACCCTGGCCACGGCCTTGAGCAGCGGTTTGCAGCGTTATGGCGAATCCGTTGTGGCGCTGGACCTGGACCCGCAGAACGCCTTGCACCATCACTTTGGCGTCAGTGCCGCGTTGCCCGGTATCGGCCGCACCAGCCTGGAGCACGGGCAGTGGAGCCCTTTGCAGCAGCTCGGCTTTGCCGGTTGCCAGGTTATTACCTT contains the following coding sequences:
- the bcsQ gene encoding cellulose biosynthesis protein BcsQ, which encodes MGRADHSSTPSTALAEPLQRLLEQLNQGVAQSLRPPEVVEGPHGEVYSDASAPTVVVVVSATGGVGRSTLAAALASGLQRQGHPALALDLDPQNALRDHLCPGFDLPGLGAVSLLNQTWEALPKRGFAGCRVVAFGETDPVQQQSLNRWLGQDLEFLRKRLAGLGLNGQDTVVIDVPAGNSVYLSQALSVADAVLVVVQPDAASFRRLAKMDEVLAPYLASESPLQRFYVINQVDAGHAFSQDMAGVFKLRLGDAVLGAVHRDPAFIEAQAYGRDPLDPSLNSVGGQDINALCRALKGRLHQGH